A window of the Archocentrus centrarchus isolate MPI-CPG fArcCen1 chromosome 17, fArcCen1, whole genome shotgun sequence genome harbors these coding sequences:
- the psma8 gene encoding proteasome subunit alpha-type 8 has translation MAARYDRAITVFSPDGHLFQVEYAQEAVKKGSTAVGIRGKDIVVLGVEKKSVAKLQEERTVRKICALDEHVCMAFAGLTADARIVINRARVECQSHRLTVEDPVTVEYITRYIATLKQRYTQSNGRRPFGISALIVGFDYDGTPRLYQTDPSGTYHAWKANAIGRSAKTVREFLEKNYTEDAIAGDNDAIKLAIKALLEVVQSGGKNIELAVIRRNQPLKILESKEIETLVAEIEKEKEEEAEKKKQKKST, from the exons ATGGCAGCAAGATATGACAGAGCTATCACTGTCTTTTCTCCCGATGGTCATCTCTTTCAAGTGGAGTATGCACAGGAAGCTGTAAAGAAAGGTTCTACAGCG GTGGGAATCAGAGGTAAAGACATTGTTGTCCTCGGTGTGGAGAAGAAATCCGTAGCGAAGTTGCAGGAGGAAAGGACTGTCCGTAAGATATGCGCACTGGATGAGCATGTCTGCATGGCATTTGCAG GtctgaccgcagatgctcgtatTGTGATAAACAGAGCTCGCGTTGAGTGCCAGAGCCACAGGCTAACAGTTGAGGACCCAGTCACAGTGGAATACATCACACGCTACATAGCTACACTGAAACAG CGCTATACTCAAAGCAATGGTCGCAGACCCTTTGGTATCTCTGCGTTAATTGTTGGCTTTGACTACGATGGAACTCCCAGGCTGTATCAGACGGACCCGTCAGGAACGTACCATGCCTGGAAG GCAAATGCAATTGGCCGTAGCGCAAAAACTGTGAGAGAGTTCCTGGAGAAGAATTACACAGAAGACGCCATTGCTGGGGATAATGATGCAATCAAGTTGGCCATCAAAGCTTTGCTTGAG GTTGTCCAGTCAGGGGGGAAAAATATTGAACTTGCTGTTATCAGACGAAATCAGCCACTGAAG ATTTTGGAATCCAAGGAAATTGAGACCCTGGTGGCTGagattgaaaaggaaaaagaggaagaagcagagaagaagaagcagaaaaaatcCACATAA